One genomic window of Halovivax cerinus includes the following:
- a CDS encoding DUF7692 domain-containing protein, whose product MRIRTDGDYAYRKDVIERAADYYGCNKTKAVTQACEDVPELVGAARQVIERKDLTAEQRQEIAETLSTKAVTFDVRTTVETRTE is encoded by the coding sequence ATGCGAATCCGCACCGACGGAGACTACGCGTATCGGAAGGACGTGATCGAACGAGCGGCTGACTACTACGGCTGTAACAAGACGAAAGCCGTCACGCAGGCGTGCGAGGACGTGCCCGAACTCGTCGGGGCAGCTCGCCAGGTGATCGAGCGCAAGGACCTGACTGCCGAGCAGCGCCAGGAGATCGCCGAGACGCTATCGACGAAGGCCGTTACGTTCGACGTCCGAACGACGGTCGAAACTCGCACTGAATGA
- a CDS encoding DNA-binding protein, whose amino-acid sequence MSQVADAPHESHGRWKWDEWGRGPYTALSKVMLGPPFEGEMNLDVEVDGEPWHIYVKYSKSGFAPAESDPIEATRLYEWDIIGRGPGESKSTYNISPRFPDMRHFETGEPVNLPWENQFGEVEGVDVEYKPSNVTPERSLELLPEFFHAIFEEAGEPVYREYFREPPHPEYSREWAHERYVRARREWAERMAQSGVLQKVTHHLADTEGVKMTLDIDNEEVVNHQNRLILPPSAVSELFPGHTYGRKFEIYLLADPNAVSSDHPSYHPKVEVLVNKSFNDGESWAWAERQEVVEEIEETLMNFLAWEDIPLNPDGTDVYVEDEHFAAETREEPVEIYQDPTPGLEAKSDHLLVTTLHEMGDTAEEVAGTIATDGGQRVDDLADELGKHPATIYRAIKEMGELVELESGHVSYRARKFQEEIRALVESSVYGIESTADRLQQVMHLAEHVADVSPFQKWVAEYGAEIQFDEDGDPEQLRIDGILSWLKYSSYESVQEAARKAIEKWRHSGNDPAVLRGAIMKWQTPAGETETGYIGAVADR is encoded by the coding sequence ATGTCGCAGGTCGCGGACGCCCCGCACGAGAGCCACGGCCGTTGGAAGTGGGACGAGTGGGGCCGCGGGCCGTACACGGCGCTGTCGAAGGTGATGCTCGGACCGCCGTTCGAGGGAGAGATGAATCTCGACGTCGAGGTCGACGGCGAGCCCTGGCACATCTACGTCAAGTATTCGAAATCCGGGTTTGCACCGGCCGAGAGCGACCCGATCGAAGCGACGCGGTTGTACGAGTGGGACATAATCGGTCGCGGACCGGGTGAGTCGAAGTCGACGTACAACATCTCGCCGCGATTCCCGGATATGCGCCACTTCGAGACGGGTGAACCGGTCAATCTCCCGTGGGAGAACCAGTTTGGCGAGGTCGAGGGGGTCGACGTCGAGTACAAACCCTCAAACGTGACGCCCGAGCGATCGCTCGAACTGTTACCCGAGTTCTTTCACGCGATCTTCGAGGAGGCCGGCGAGCCCGTGTATCGCGAGTACTTCCGAGAGCCGCCCCACCCGGAGTACAGCCGCGAGTGGGCGCACGAGCGATACGTGCGCGCTCGCCGAGAGTGGGCCGAGCGGATGGCGCAGTCGGGGGTCCTGCAGAAGGTCACGCACCACCTGGCCGATACCGAGGGTGTGAAGATGACTCTCGATATCGACAACGAGGAGGTCGTGAACCACCAGAATCGTCTTATTCTCCCGCCTTCAGCCGTGAGCGAACTGTTTCCCGGTCACACCTACGGCCGAAAGTTCGAGATCTACCTGCTCGCCGATCCGAACGCGGTGAGTTCGGATCACCCGTCGTACCATCCGAAGGTGGAGGTCCTCGTGAACAAGTCGTTCAACGACGGCGAGTCATGGGCATGGGCCGAGCGTCAGGAAGTCGTCGAGGAGATCGAGGAGACGCTGATGAACTTCCTGGCGTGGGAAGACATACCGTTGAACCCGGACGGGACCGACGTGTACGTCGAAGACGAACACTTCGCGGCTGAGACGCGCGAGGAGCCGGTCGAGATCTACCAGGACCCGACGCCAGGTCTCGAAGCGAAAAGCGACCACCTGCTGGTGACGACGCTTCACGAGATGGGCGACACGGCCGAGGAGGTCGCCGGCACGATCGCGACGGACGGCGGTCAGCGCGTCGACGATCTGGCCGACGAACTCGGAAAGCACCCGGCGACGATCTACCGCGCGATCAAGGAAATGGGTGAGCTCGTCGAACTCGAATCGGGCCACGTTTCGTACCGAGCGCGGAAGTTCCAGGAGGAGATTCGTGCGCTCGTCGAGAGCAGCGTGTACGGGATCGAGAGCACGGCCGACCGACTCCAGCAGGTGATGCACCTGGCCGAACACGTCGCCGACGTCTCGCCGTTCCAGAAGTGGGTGGCCGAGTACGGCGCCGAGATACAGTTCGACGAAGACGGCGATCCGGAGCAGCTGCGAATCGACGGTATCCTCTCGTGGCTGAAATACAGCTCCTACGAGTCCGTCCAGGAGGCCGCGCGGAAGGCGATCGAAAAGTGGCGCCACTCGGGGAACGATCCGGCTGTTCTCCGTGGCGCGATCATGAAGTGGCAGACGCCGGCCGGCGAGACTGAGACGGGTTACATCGGGGCCGTCGCCGACCGCTGA
- a CDS encoding DNA adenine methylase produces the protein MISAFPYIGGKTRLAQWVIDHLPPHTCYVEPFGGSASVLLNKPRSDVEVFNDKDSDVVTFFRVAREQPDALAEWCERVPFSEQLHDEWSDQFFAGDRPADDVEHAGRWLFLRYSQYAGKVARKSGFKRESPIDERGSRNARNWVNAPERIETVADRFRGVSVVHEDYQDVIERYDSPETVFYLDPPYYEKEDLYLESADHAALECALSGIEGYALVSYTEIPPGLHEGEQWAVIEREATHSAAGNGKAVTERLITNFEPSTDREFTQRSLTESARQAPARTDGGEQP, from the coding sequence GTGATAAGCGCGTTCCCGTATATCGGCGGGAAGACTCGACTGGCTCAGTGGGTGATCGACCACCTACCGCCACACACCTGCTACGTCGAGCCGTTCGGCGGCTCCGCGTCGGTACTGCTGAACAAGCCGCGGAGTGACGTCGAAGTCTTCAACGACAAGGACAGCGACGTGGTGACGTTCTTCCGCGTTGCTCGAGAGCAGCCGGACGCGCTGGCCGAGTGGTGCGAGCGCGTCCCGTTCAGTGAGCAGCTGCACGACGAATGGTCCGACCAGTTCTTTGCCGGTGACCGGCCCGCCGATGACGTCGAACACGCAGGCCGCTGGCTGTTCCTTCGGTACAGCCAGTACGCAGGGAAGGTGGCGCGAAAGTCCGGGTTCAAACGCGAGAGTCCGATCGATGAACGCGGCTCGCGGAACGCGCGCAACTGGGTGAACGCGCCGGAGCGGATCGAGACGGTGGCCGATCGGTTCCGGGGCGTGTCGGTCGTCCACGAGGACTACCAGGACGTCATCGAGCGGTACGATTCCCCGGAGACAGTCTTCTATCTCGATCCGCCGTACTATGAGAAGGAGGACCTGTATCTCGAGAGCGCCGACCACGCGGCGCTTGAATGCGCGCTGAGCGGTATCGAGGGCTACGCGTTGGTGAGCTACACCGAGATCCCGCCAGGACTGCACGAGGGCGAGCAGTGGGCTGTTATCGAACGCGAAGCGACCCACTCCGCTGCAGGGAACGGGAAAGCGGTCACCGAGCGCCTGATCACGAATTTTGAGCCGTCGACGGACCGCGAGTTTACCCAGCGGTCGCTGACCGAATCAGCCAGACAAGCGCCCGCCCGAACTGACGGAGGTGAGCAGCCGTGA
- a CDS encoding PQQ-binding-like beta-propeller repeat protein, which yields MNRRSYLSAAVGGAGVLSGCLSRLPLIGSDVPDRPLPNTPMGSWRQYGADGANSSARDVSVPSRGNLAWTLEDYTQCQPAVSDGVVYTTVYDRTDGASAIALDAQDGTERWRTALGDSEAERTIVVDDRCIVPYESDLVALDRRTGDRVWTEPIIDRYSLSVVVADEATGTVLVDSIAGIEAYRASNGARRWQSDPVDYLAREPAIDDRHAYVVGDVDETPSLVALSLADGSVRWRRELEDTPEQVAPVASPVGVIVSDDGTLVVHDGDTGDRLRELRSFGTDRADAPVSVAFDDGTVFVTTEYSGAVALDGETGAERWHIDVPVDYTGGLCVGNETVVFPVEDPEYAPKQDTISAFDRDSGDLRWHYAFEQQLHSFVSTQPVLVDGAVFVTATYIDGRGVRRRARSRELGPSTGRLSTRGIGQTLPHRLPVPKFGVQITTPRTRPCRVRGGRR from the coding sequence GTGAACCGAAGATCGTACCTCTCTGCGGCGGTCGGCGGCGCGGGTGTCCTCTCGGGGTGTCTGTCGCGGCTTCCACTGATTGGCTCGGACGTGCCTGACAGGCCACTGCCCAACACGCCGATGGGTTCGTGGAGGCAGTACGGGGCAGACGGGGCGAATTCGTCCGCCCGGGACGTCTCCGTGCCGTCGCGGGGGAACCTGGCGTGGACGCTGGAGGACTACACACAGTGCCAACCCGCGGTTTCCGACGGAGTGGTCTACACGACGGTCTACGACCGCACCGACGGGGCGAGTGCGATCGCACTCGACGCACAGGACGGCACCGAGCGGTGGCGGACGGCACTCGGCGACAGCGAGGCGGAGCGGACGATCGTCGTCGACGACCGATGCATCGTCCCCTACGAGTCGGACCTCGTCGCGCTCGATCGCCGGACGGGCGATCGGGTCTGGACGGAACCGATCATCGACCGCTACTCGCTGTCCGTCGTCGTAGCAGACGAGGCCACCGGGACCGTGCTGGTCGATTCCATCGCCGGTATCGAGGCGTACCGGGCATCGAACGGGGCGAGACGCTGGCAAAGCGACCCGGTTGATTACCTCGCCCGGGAGCCCGCGATAGACGACCGGCACGCGTACGTCGTCGGGGACGTGGACGAAACGCCGTCTCTCGTCGCCCTCTCGCTGGCGGATGGATCGGTACGCTGGCGGCGCGAGCTCGAGGACACACCCGAGCAGGTCGCACCCGTCGCCAGCCCGGTGGGCGTGATCGTCTCCGACGACGGAACGCTGGTCGTCCACGACGGGGACACCGGCGACCGACTGCGCGAACTCAGATCGTTCGGCACGGACAGGGCCGATGCCCCGGTATCGGTCGCCTTCGACGACGGGACCGTGTTCGTCACCACCGAGTACTCCGGTGCCGTCGCGCTCGACGGAGAGACCGGCGCGGAACGATGGCACATCGACGTACCAGTGGACTACACGGGCGGACTCTGCGTCGGAAACGAAACGGTTGTGTTCCCGGTCGAGGACCCCGAATACGCCCCGAAGCAGGACACGATCAGCGCGTTCGATCGCGACTCGGGAGACCTGCGCTGGCACTACGCGTTCGAGCAGCAACTCCACTCGTTCGTGAGTACACAGCCCGTCCTGGTCGACGGAGCAGTGTTCGTTACCGCCACCTACATCGACGGGCGGGGCGTTCGGCGACGTGCCCGAAGCCGAGAGCTAGGTCCCAGCACCGGCCGCCTTTCCACTCGAGGGATCGGTCAAACACTACCGCACAGACTCCCTGTGCCGAAATTCGGGGTTCAGATCACCACTCCGCGTACCCGTCCGTGTCGAGTGCGTGGTGGGCGACGGTGA
- the trmY gene encoding tRNA (pseudouridine(54)-N(1))-methyltransferase TrmY, translating to MRQFVCLAHEVPTTPSFSLDDIAGGAGRLDALCRSLTAALLRSHGIREDVRVHLVLQDELTITVDGGAVRRLNPDERSTAARIKTALEHRDEAIGALPAEPSPGFEVYRRGFEATLDALDDDATLVHLHEDGDPLVDGPLPEHPVFVLSDHGDFTAAERDLLETRADRRARLGPLALHADQAITVAHHALDTDGYAEW from the coding sequence ATGCGCCAGTTCGTCTGTCTCGCTCACGAGGTGCCGACGACGCCGTCGTTCTCGCTCGACGATATAGCGGGCGGCGCCGGTCGCTTAGACGCCCTCTGCAGATCGCTGACGGCCGCCCTCCTCCGGTCGCACGGGATCCGCGAGGACGTCCGCGTCCACCTCGTCCTGCAGGACGAACTCACGATCACCGTCGACGGGGGCGCGGTCCGCCGGCTGAACCCGGACGAGCGTTCGACGGCCGCCCGCATCAAGACGGCCCTCGAACACCGCGACGAGGCCATCGGCGCACTCCCTGCCGAACCCAGTCCGGGCTTCGAGGTCTATCGACGCGGTTTCGAGGCGACGCTCGACGCCCTGGACGACGACGCGACACTCGTCCACCTCCACGAGGACGGTGACCCGCTCGTCGACGGCCCGCTGCCCGAACACCCTGTCTTCGTCCTCTCCGATCACGGCGACTTCACCGCGGCCGAACGCGACCTCCTCGAAACGCGCGCCGACCGGCGGGCTCGCCTGGGCCCGCTCGCGCTGCACGCCGACCAGGCCATCACCGTCGCCCACCACGCACTCGACACGGACGGGTACGCGGAGTGGTGA